Proteins from a genomic interval of Pseudomonas versuta:
- a CDS encoding response regulator transcription factor, which yields MIRVLVAEDHTIVREGIKQLIGLAKDLLVVGEASNGEQLLETLRHVQCEVVLLDISMPGVNGLEAIPRIRALNNPPAILVLSMHDEAQMAARALKFGAAGYATKDSDPALLLMAIRKVAAGGRYIDPDLADRMVFEVGLTDERPLHALLSEREFSVFERLAQGVNVNEIAQQLALSSKTISTHKARLMQKLHITSLAELVKYAMEHKLL from the coding sequence GTGATTCGAGTACTGGTAGCTGAAGACCACACCATTGTGCGCGAGGGCATCAAGCAATTGATTGGCCTGGCCAAGGATCTGCTGGTGGTGGGCGAGGCAAGTAATGGCGAGCAGTTACTGGAAACCTTGCGCCATGTGCAGTGTGAAGTGGTGCTGCTGGATATCTCCATGCCCGGGGTTAACGGTCTTGAGGCCATCCCGCGGATTCGCGCACTGAACAATCCGCCCGCCATTCTTGTGCTGTCCATGCATGACGAGGCGCAAATGGCAGCCCGCGCCTTGAAGTTTGGCGCCGCGGGCTATGCCACCAAGGACAGCGATCCGGCGTTGTTGCTGATGGCGATTCGCAAGGTCGCGGCGGGTGGGCGCTATATTGATCCGGACCTGGCCGACCGAATGGTGTTTGAGGTCGGATTGACAGATGAAAGGCCCTTGCACGCGTTGTTGTCCGAGCGTGAGTTTTCTGTTTTCGAGCGTCTGGCCCAGGGCGTGAATGTCAACGAAATTGCCCAGCAACTGGCCCTGAGCAGCAAAACCATCAGCACTCACAAAGCGCGCCTGATGCAAAAGCTTCATATCACTTCATTGGCGGAGCTGGTGAAATACGCCATGGAGCACAAGTTGCTCTAA
- a CDS encoding PAS domain-containing sensor histidine kinase → MKRFCYLLIIGWLSLPLMLNAASIPAALLNPDQQQWLAQHKELRVGLVLQAPYAKFDQRLQRLSGANVELMKWLAQSLNVELVWRNYADLAQLEQAARGGEIDLAPGLTQTPAGLRLWLFSDPYMRVPHLLVGERNAGGSVDLERVDSQTRVAVRMPSAAADYLRSSYPGLNLQGVPLERQALQLLLSQQATYAVIDEAQLARLSVEPEFAGLAVVGDIGLPQLLRVATRRDWPMLAGIVERGLHAIPARDMEQLHSHWLQPKYPKIGPSPGFWQNLCLLIGVLLLACMAIMFWQRRQQTALERSLLAAREDLALRTASAEALRLTQFSIDQSPMGILWVNWDSHVRYANQAAEDMLGYPPGAVLERPLRDFEPGLDMDRWLTLWRRARASEEAVQRIETHCIRADGSEFPADVTLSFLRFKDAEYLVVYLNDITDRRRVQAALQESDARLQGIAANVPGLVFRLERSLLTGELDFPYISEGSESLAGYSPATLRQREVGLRSLVHPDDKADYHRVQDLALDSDSDWSWQGRILTRQGLQRWAEIKAITRRLEDGTVVWDGIVWDISESKRIELELDSSRGQLRELSVHLESVREEEKAHIAREVHDELGQMLTVLKLETSMCELAYAELDPGLRERLNSMKKLIAQLFQLVRDVATALRPPILDAGISSAIEWQARRFEARTQIPCLVQVPEYLPPLSAAREVGLFRIMQEALTNVMRHANAQTVELTLSLEGNDLCLSISDDGQGFVPDKGRPTSFGLVGMRERVLMLGGTLTLHSVPGEGTMLSVRVPLPLE, encoded by the coding sequence ATGAAGCGTTTTTGCTATCTGTTGATTATCGGCTGGTTATCGTTGCCCTTGATGCTCAATGCAGCCTCCATACCTGCCGCCCTGTTGAACCCGGACCAGCAGCAATGGCTGGCTCAGCACAAGGAGTTGCGCGTCGGACTGGTCTTGCAGGCGCCCTATGCCAAATTCGATCAGCGTTTGCAGCGACTGTCCGGGGCCAATGTCGAACTGATGAAATGGCTGGCGCAAAGCCTGAACGTTGAGTTGGTCTGGCGTAACTATGCCGATCTGGCGCAACTGGAACAGGCCGCCCGTGGGGGCGAGATCGACCTGGCGCCGGGGCTGACGCAAACCCCCGCGGGCTTGCGGCTGTGGCTTTTTTCAGACCCTTACATGCGGGTTCCGCACTTGTTGGTGGGCGAGCGCAACGCAGGCGGATCAGTCGACCTTGAACGCGTAGACAGCCAGACCCGGGTCGCGGTGCGAATGCCAAGTGCCGCTGCCGATTATCTGCGCAGCAGCTATCCCGGACTCAACCTGCAGGGCGTGCCGCTCGAGCGTCAGGCCTTGCAGTTGCTATTGAGTCAGCAAGCGACCTACGCGGTGATTGATGAGGCGCAACTCGCCCGGCTGTCGGTCGAGCCCGAGTTCGCCGGCCTGGCAGTGGTCGGTGATATCGGGTTGCCGCAGTTGTTGCGGGTGGCGACCCGGCGTGACTGGCCGATGCTGGCCGGCATCGTGGAGCGCGGGCTGCATGCCATTCCTGCGCGGGACATGGAGCAACTGCACAGCCACTGGCTGCAGCCCAAGTACCCGAAAATCGGGCCGTCCCCCGGCTTCTGGCAAAACCTGTGTTTGCTGATCGGTGTGCTATTGCTGGCCTGTATGGCAATCATGTTTTGGCAGCGTCGCCAGCAGACGGCCCTGGAGCGTTCGTTGCTGGCTGCCCGCGAAGACCTTGCCCTGCGTACCGCCAGCGCCGAAGCATTACGCTTGACCCAATTCTCAATCGATCAAAGCCCGATGGGCATTTTGTGGGTTAACTGGGACAGTCATGTGCGCTATGCCAATCAGGCGGCCGAAGACATGCTCGGGTATCCGCCGGGGGCTGTGCTGGAGCGTCCGCTGAGAGATTTTGAACCGGGCCTGGATATGGATCGCTGGCTGACTTTATGGCGCCGCGCCCGTGCCAGCGAAGAGGCCGTGCAACGGATTGAAACCCACTGTATCCGCGCCGATGGTAGCGAGTTTCCGGCCGATGTGACCTTGAGTTTCCTGCGCTTCAAAGATGCCGAATACCTGGTGGTCTACCTCAATGACATCACCGATCGCCGGCGGGTGCAGGCTGCCTTGCAGGAAAGCGATGCGCGTTTGCAAGGTATTGCCGCCAACGTCCCGGGGCTGGTCTTTCGCCTGGAGCGCTCGCTGCTGACCGGCGAGCTGGACTTCCCCTACATCAGCGAAGGCAGCGAGAGTCTGGCGGGTTATTCCCCTGCCACTTTGCGTCAGCGTGAAGTGGGGTTGCGCAGCCTCGTGCATCCGGATGACAAAGCCGATTACCACCGGGTTCAGGACCTGGCGCTGGACAGCGACAGTGACTGGTCGTGGCAGGGCCGCATTCTGACCCGTCAGGGCCTGCAACGCTGGGCCGAGATCAAGGCCATCACCCGCCGTCTTGAAGATGGCACCGTGGTTTGGGACGGCATCGTCTGGGACATTAGCGAGAGCAAGCGTATTGAACTGGAACTGGACAGCTCGCGCGGCCAGCTGCGTGAATTGTCGGTCCACCTTGAAAGTGTGCGCGAAGAGGAAAAGGCCCACATTGCCCGTGAGGTTCACGATGAATTGGGGCAGATGCTGACGGTTCTCAAGCTGGAGACTTCAATGTGCGAGCTGGCGTATGCCGAGCTTGATCCGGGGTTGCGCGAACGACTTAACAGCATGAAAAAGCTGATCGCGCAGTTGTTCCAGCTGGTACGTGATGTGGCGACGGCACTGCGCCCGCCAATTCTGGATGCCGGTATCAGTTCCGCCATCGAATGGCAGGCCCGGCGTTTTGAAGCCCGAACGCAAATCCCGTGTCTGGTGCAGGTGCCCGAATATTTACCGCCACTGAGTGCCGCCAGGGAAGTCGGGCTGTTCAGGATCATGCAGGAAGCCCTGACCAACGTGATGCGCCATGCCAATGCCCAGACGGTTGAGTTGACCTTGAGCCTGGAGGGCAACGACTTGTGCCTGAGCATCAGCGATGATGGCCAAGGTTTTGTGCCCGATAAGGGCAGGCCGACTTCATTCGGTCTGGTCGGTATGCGCGAGCGAGTCTTGATGCTGGGCGGTACCCTGACGTTGCACAGTGTGCCGGGTGAGGGGACGATGTTGAGTGTGCGGGTGCCATTGCCCCTTGAGTGA
- the murU gene encoding N-acetylmuramate alpha-1-phosphate uridylyltransferase MurU, protein MKAMILAAGKGERLRPLTLHTPKPLIRAGGVPLIEYHLRALAAAGFTEIVINHAWLGQQIEDHLGDGSRFGVTIQYSAEGEPLETGGGIFKALPLLGDNPFAVVNGDIWTDYDFAGLRQPLRGLAHLVLVDNPAHHPGGDFYQQGAQVLDAVPGVDALTYSGIAVLSPALFKGAAPCAFKLAPLLRTAMADGQVTGERLQGHWVDVGTHERLAEVESLIKGKH, encoded by the coding sequence ATGAAGGCGATGATTCTGGCTGCGGGCAAAGGCGAGCGCTTGCGCCCACTGACCTTGCACACTCCCAAGCCGTTGATCCGTGCCGGCGGCGTGCCTTTGATCGAGTACCACCTGCGGGCACTGGCAGCCGCGGGCTTTACCGAGATCGTGATCAACCACGCCTGGCTGGGACAGCAAATAGAAGACCATCTGGGCGATGGTTCACGCTTTGGCGTGACAATCCAGTACTCCGCTGAAGGCGAACCGCTGGAGACCGGTGGCGGTATTTTTAAAGCCTTGCCGTTACTGGGCGATAACCCCTTTGCGGTGGTCAATGGTGATATCTGGACCGACTACGACTTTGCCGGTTTGCGTCAGCCTCTGAGAGGCCTGGCGCATCTGGTTCTGGTGGATAACCCGGCCCATCATCCGGGCGGTGACTTTTACCAGCAAGGTGCTCAGGTTCTCGATGCGGTGCCGGGCGTGGATGCCTTGACCTACAGCGGCATCGCGGTGCTCAGCCCCGCGTTGTTCAAGGGGGCCGCGCCTTGCGCGTTCAAACTCGCACCGTTACTGCGCACAGCCATGGCCGACGGGCAAGTGACGGGTGAGCGTTTGCAGGGGCATTGGGTAGATGTTGGAACTCATGAACGTTTGGCTGAGGTTGAATCGTTGATCAAGGGCAAGCACTAA
- a CDS encoding alpha/beta hydrolase family protein: MSSLRPAHVALYLSLILPVALPVLAAEPQPATEPVLTQPEIRPQLPERSMEDETALERQLPKNEQQQLQAGEDSFLALWKPANSNDPDGAVIIVPGAGESADWPLTVGPLRNKLPDANWASLSLSLPDMQSLASQPRMAQAQTSPAPVEPNTSSKEASTTAKPIEQAASAGSENAVESPPGDTFEAISKADAERIFARIDAAVAFAQQQNMRSLVLLGHGTGAYWAARYVSEKQPAQLPKLIMVAARTPAGVEPDLSQLAPTLSVALLDIFYKDRPLARKAALQRLQASKRASRSNFSQVALNAIPGNDDAEQEQLFRRVRGWLSPQPARK; encoded by the coding sequence ATGTCTTCTTTGCGCCCGGCACATGTGGCGCTGTATCTGTCGTTGATCCTGCCGGTCGCCCTGCCGGTGCTGGCGGCTGAACCGCAGCCAGCGACAGAGCCTGTACTAACTCAGCCTGAAATACGTCCACAGTTGCCCGAACGCAGCATGGAAGACGAAACGGCTCTTGAGCGCCAGCTACCGAAAAACGAGCAGCAACAACTACAAGCAGGGGAAGACAGTTTTCTCGCGCTCTGGAAACCGGCCAACAGCAACGACCCCGACGGTGCGGTGATTATCGTACCGGGAGCGGGCGAAAGCGCAGACTGGCCGCTGACGGTGGGCCCCTTGCGCAACAAGCTGCCGGATGCCAACTGGGCCAGCCTGAGCCTGAGTTTGCCGGACATGCAAAGCCTGGCCAGTCAGCCGCGCATGGCCCAAGCACAGACCTCTCCTGCCCCTGTGGAGCCGAACACTAGCAGTAAAGAGGCCAGTACCACAGCCAAACCCATTGAACAGGCAGCCAGCGCCGGTTCCGAAAACGCAGTGGAATCGCCACCGGGCGATACGTTTGAGGCCATAAGCAAAGCGGATGCCGAGCGGATTTTCGCCCGTATTGACGCCGCCGTTGCCTTTGCCCAACAGCAAAACATGCGCAGCCTGGTGTTACTCGGTCACGGTACAGGTGCCTATTGGGCCGCGCGCTATGTGAGCGAAAAGCAGCCGGCCCAGCTTCCCAAGCTGATCATGGTCGCCGCCCGGACCCCGGCCGGGGTTGAACCTGACTTGAGCCAATTGGCGCCGACCCTCTCGGTAGCGCTTCTGGATATTTTCTACAAAGACCGGCCACTGGCGCGCAAGGCTGCCTTGCAACGACTGCAAGCCAGCAAGCGGGCAAGCCGTTCGAATTTCAGTCAAGTGGCCTTGAATGCCATCCCGGGCAACGACGACGCCGAGCAGGAGCAATTGTTCCGCAGGGTACGCGGCTGGCTCAGCCCGCAGCCTGCCCGCAAATAA
- a CDS encoding DnaJ domain-containing protein, with amino-acid sequence MLWPGTLVGAGAGFFIASIPGAMLGALLGQALDRRLQLHSWAQLRERLGGRPALRNDELLFVLLGRLAKSGGRVVDKHIEQARLEMRQLDMSGPAQQRAIAAFNRGKSQNDSLRGYLRRLKTQPHAAEGVLRAGWRMILADGRIDPKERELIVSWGLWLGWTAQQVLALGPDQNLHKKPLATRGGTYQQSLALLGVTASSDPEQIKRAYRRLLSRHHPDKVAGTGASPAQVREATEKTRELHHAYAMIREQRGFR; translated from the coding sequence ATGTTGTGGCCAGGGACTCTTGTCGGAGCCGGTGCGGGCTTTTTCATCGCCAGCATTCCGGGGGCCATGCTCGGGGCTTTATTGGGGCAGGCGCTGGACCGGCGTCTGCAGTTGCACAGTTGGGCGCAGTTGCGTGAGCGCCTGGGCGGTCGTCCGGCGTTGCGCAACGATGAACTGTTGTTTGTGCTGCTCGGACGCCTGGCCAAAAGCGGCGGCCGGGTTGTGGACAAACACATAGAACAGGCGCGTCTTGAAATGCGTCAGCTCGATATGTCCGGCCCGGCGCAGCAGCGAGCCATTGCCGCGTTCAATCGAGGCAAATCGCAAAATGACTCCCTGCGCGGCTATCTACGACGCCTGAAAACCCAGCCCCATGCAGCAGAAGGTGTGCTGCGTGCCGGCTGGCGGATGATTTTGGCTGATGGTCGTATCGATCCCAAAGAACGTGAACTGATTGTGTCGTGGGGCCTCTGGCTGGGCTGGACGGCGCAGCAGGTACTGGCGTTGGGGCCGGACCAGAATCTGCACAAAAAGCCGCTGGCAACCCGTGGTGGCACGTATCAGCAATCATTGGCCCTGCTTGGCGTAACGGCCAGTTCTGATCCGGAGCAGATCAAACGTGCCTACCGGCGCCTGCTCAGTCGCCATCACCCGGACAAGGTTGCCGGCACCGGCGCCAGTCCGGCTCAGGTGCGAGAAGCCACGGAAAAAACCCGGGAACTGCACCACGCCTACGCCATGATTCGTGAGCAGCGCGGTTTTCGTTAA
- a CDS encoding ABC transporter substrate-binding protein, whose amino-acid sequence MHTSLKFTALSLGLMFAANALAATDLTVVSFGGANKAAQVKAFYGPWEAKGDGKIIAGEYNGEMAKIKAMVDTKSISWDLVEVESPELSRGCDEDMFEPLDPALFGNPEQYVKGAIQTCGAGFFVWSTVLAYNADKLKTAPTSWADFWDTKTFPGKRGLRKGAKYTLEFALMADGVAPKDVYKVLASKDGQNRAFKKLDELKPSIQWWEAGAQPPQYLASGDVVMSSAYNGRIAAVQKESNLKIVWNGGIYDFDAWAIPKGLSKDKAEVAKKFIAFTLQPQQQSLYSQNIAYGPANKEAMPLLPAAVQADMPTAPQNIANQVQIDVSFWADNGEQLEQRFNAWAAK is encoded by the coding sequence ATGCATACATCCCTTAAGTTCACGGCCTTGAGTCTGGGCCTGATGTTCGCGGCCAATGCTCTGGCCGCGACCGATCTGACCGTGGTGTCGTTTGGCGGCGCGAACAAGGCGGCTCAGGTCAAAGCTTTTTACGGCCCCTGGGAAGCCAAAGGCGACGGCAAAATCATCGCCGGTGAATACAACGGTGAAATGGCCAAGATCAAGGCCATGGTCGATACCAAAAGCATTTCCTGGGATCTGGTAGAGGTCGAATCGCCGGAGCTGTCCCGCGGTTGTGATGAAGACATGTTTGAACCGCTGGACCCGGCTCTGTTCGGTAATCCTGAGCAGTACGTCAAAGGGGCCATTCAGACCTGCGGTGCCGGCTTCTTTGTGTGGTCGACCGTGCTGGCGTACAACGCCGACAAATTGAAAACTGCGCCCACCAGCTGGGCAGACTTCTGGGACACCAAGACCTTCCCCGGCAAGCGCGGCCTGCGCAAGGGCGCAAAATACACCCTGGAATTTGCCTTGATGGCCGATGGTGTGGCACCCAAGGATGTGTACAAGGTGCTGGCGAGCAAGGACGGTCAGAACCGTGCCTTCAAAAAGCTTGATGAACTCAAGCCGAGCATCCAGTGGTGGGAAGCGGGCGCACAGCCGCCCCAGTACCTGGCTTCTGGCGATGTAGTCATGAGCTCGGCTTACAACGGCCGGATCGCAGCCGTGCAGAAAGAAAGCAATCTGAAGATTGTGTGGAACGGCGGGATTTACGACTTTGACGCGTGGGCCATTCCCAAAGGCTTGAGCAAGGACAAGGCAGAAGTGGCGAAGAAATTCATCGCCTTCACCCTGCAGCCGCAACAGCAAAGCCTGTATTCGCAGAATATCGCTTACGGTCCTGCCAACAAGGAGGCCATGCCACTGTTGCCTGCAGCCGTGCAGGCAGACATGCCGACCGCTCCGCAAAACATCGCCAACCAGGTGCAGATCGACGTCAGCTTCTGGGCTGACAACGGCGAGCAGCTGGAGCAGCGCTTCAACGCTTGGGCTGCCAAGTAA
- a CDS encoding ABC transporter ATP-binding protein, with amino-acid sequence MSQVGASAGASEILVSFRGVQKSYDGENLIVKDLNLDIRKGEFLTLLGPSGSGKTTSLMMLAGFETPTAGEILLAGRAINNVPPHKRDIGMVFQNYALFPHMTVAENLGFPLSVRGLNRTDISERVKRVLSMVQLEAFAQRYPAQLSGGQQQRVALARALVFEPQLVLMDEPLGALDKQLREHMQMEIKHLHQRLGVTVVYVTHDQGEALTMSDRVAVFHQGEIQQIAPPRTLYEEPKNTFVANFIGENNRLNGRLHSQDGEHCVVELSRGEKVRALAVNVGRTGDPVTLSIRPERICLNGSSEACANRFSGRVEEFIYLGDHVRVRLEVCGKNDFFVKQPIAELDPSLAVGDVVPLGWQVEHVRALDPLLEAN; translated from the coding sequence ATGAGTCAGGTCGGTGCAAGCGCTGGGGCGAGTGAGATATTGGTCAGCTTCCGTGGTGTGCAAAAGAGCTACGACGGCGAGAACCTGATCGTCAAAGATCTCAATCTGGACATTCGCAAAGGCGAATTCCTGACCTTGCTCGGGCCGTCCGGTTCGGGCAAAACCACCAGCCTGATGATGCTGGCCGGTTTCGAAACACCTACCGCCGGTGAGATTCTCCTGGCCGGGCGCGCGATCAATAACGTGCCACCGCACAAACGCGACATCGGCATGGTGTTCCAGAACTACGCCCTGTTCCCGCACATGACCGTGGCGGAAAACCTGGGTTTTCCGTTGTCGGTGCGTGGCCTTAACCGCACTGACATCAGCGAGCGGGTCAAGCGGGTGCTGAGCATGGTGCAGCTGGAGGCCTTCGCCCAGCGCTATCCGGCCCAGCTGTCCGGTGGCCAGCAACAGCGGGTCGCGCTGGCGCGGGCGCTGGTGTTCGAACCGCAGTTGGTGCTGATGGACGAGCCGCTGGGGGCTCTGGACAAGCAACTGCGCGAGCACATGCAGATGGAGATCAAGCATCTGCACCAGCGCTTGGGCGTAACAGTGGTGTATGTCACCCACGACCAGGGCGAAGCCTTGACCATGTCTGATCGGGTCGCGGTATTTCATCAAGGTGAAATCCAGCAAATTGCGCCACCGCGTACGCTCTACGAAGAGCCGAAAAACACCTTCGTCGCCAACTTCATCGGTGAAAACAACCGCCTTAACGGCCGCTTGCACAGTCAGGACGGCGAGCACTGCGTGGTCGAGTTGAGCCGGGGTGAGAAAGTCCGGGCATTGGCGGTGAATGTGGGACGAACCGGTGATCCGGTGACCCTGTCGATACGACCTGAGCGTATCTGCCTCAATGGTTCCAGCGAGGCATGCGCGAACCGTTTCTCGGGGCGGGTCGAAGAGTTTATCTACCTGGGCGACCACGTCCGGGTGCGTCTGGAAGTGTGCGGCAAGAACGATTTCTTTGTGAAACAGCCGATTGCCGAGCTGGACCCCTCCCTGGCCGTCGGTGACGTCGTGCCGCTGGGTTGGCAGGTCGAACATGTACGTGCGCTGGACCCTCTCTTAGAGGCGAATTAA
- a CDS encoding ABC transporter permease — MAIAVPLNEVSSPTLKKRLAHAERINRWKAQALIAPLVIFLLLVFLVPIAALLYKSVGNPEVVGGLPRTVVAVAGWDGKGLPAEPVYKSLSEDLAEARKNQVLGDLSKRLNMELAGYRSLLMKTAKGLPFKAVPESYKDAMEALDERWGDPAYWQAIKRNTSSVTPFYLLAAVDHRIDDLGEIAPATPDQSIYLDIFARTFWMGLVITCICLVLAYPLAYLLANLPARQSNLLMILVLLPFWTSVLVRVAAWIVLLQSGGLINSALISMGLIDKPLELVFNRTGVYISMVHILLPFMILPIYSVMKGISPTYMRAAISLGCHPFASFWRVYFPQTYAGVGAGCLLVFIIAIGYYITPALLGSPNDQMVSYFVAFYTNTSINWGMATALGGLLLLATVVLYLIYNWLVGASRLRLS, encoded by the coding sequence ATGGCCATCGCCGTTCCCCTGAACGAGGTCTCCAGCCCCACGTTGAAGAAGCGCCTGGCGCATGCCGAGCGGATTAACCGCTGGAAGGCGCAGGCGCTGATTGCACCGTTGGTTATTTTCTTGCTGCTGGTGTTCCTGGTGCCGATCGCGGCCCTGCTCTACAAAAGTGTCGGCAACCCTGAGGTGGTTGGTGGCTTGCCGCGCACGGTCGTTGCCGTGGCCGGCTGGGATGGCAAGGGTTTGCCCGCAGAGCCGGTATACAAGTCTCTTAGCGAAGACCTGGCCGAGGCCCGCAAGAATCAGGTACTGGGTGATTTGTCCAAACGCCTGAACATGGAGTTGGCCGGTTACCGCAGTTTGCTGATGAAAACGGCCAAGGGGCTGCCGTTCAAGGCGGTGCCCGAGTCGTATAAGGATGCGATGGAAGCCCTGGACGAACGTTGGGGCGACCCTGCGTACTGGCAGGCAATCAAGCGCAACACGTCCAGCGTAACCCCGTTTTATCTGCTGGCGGCGGTGGATCACCGGATTGATGATCTGGGCGAAATCGCCCCCGCCACCCCTGATCAATCGATCTATCTGGATATTTTCGCCCGTACGTTCTGGATGGGGCTGGTGATTACCTGCATCTGTCTGGTGCTGGCCTATCCACTGGCGTACTTGCTGGCCAACCTGCCCGCTCGTCAAAGTAACTTGCTGATGATTCTGGTGCTGCTGCCGTTCTGGACCTCGGTGCTGGTGCGGGTAGCAGCCTGGATTGTGCTGCTGCAGTCGGGCGGGCTGATCAATAGCGCGCTGATCAGCATGGGGTTGATCGACAAGCCGCTGGAGTTGGTGTTCAACCGCACCGGTGTGTACATCTCGATGGTGCACATTCTGTTGCCGTTCATGATCTTGCCGATCTACAGCGTGATGAAAGGTATTTCACCGACCTATATGCGTGCGGCGATCTCACTGGGCTGTCATCCATTTGCGAGCTTCTGGCGGGTGTATTTCCCGCAAACCTATGCCGGAGTGGGCGCGGGCTGCTTGCTGGTCTTCATCATTGCCATTGGTTACTACATCACCCCGGCGTTGCTCGGCAGCCCGAATGATCAAATGGTCAGCTACTTTGTGGCGTTCTACACCAACACCAGTATCAACTGGGGCATGGCGACGGCTCTGGGCGGTTTGTTGTTGCTGGCGACCGTGGTGCTTTATCTGATTTACAACTGGCTGGTGGGCGCTAGTCGCCTGCGTTTGAGTTAA